Sequence from the Chelonoidis abingdonii isolate Lonesome George chromosome 1, CheloAbing_2.0, whole genome shotgun sequence genome:
ACTAACGCCAGCATCATCACTGAAGCCAGGGTAACCAGCATTGAAGCAATGATCCTCATGCTCGCTGGGCTGGACATTGTGTCCCAAAACAAGTCCTACTTTCAACTCACTTGTGGTCAGAGATCCCTTGGTGGTCAGAGAAAATGCTACAAGGACACACTGAAAGTCTGTCtgaagaaaactgatgtggacatcaTAAACTGGAAGGAGCAAGCCACCAACTGACCCCAATGGCAGCACATCCTCCATCAGGCAGTGGTCCACTTCAAGGAGCACCTTGCCCTTGACACTGCAacgagagagagaaggaaggaaaaagagagaactttCTCAGCCGGCAGCTGACCCACCAGGAAATGTCTGTATCTCCTGTGGGGAGATCTGTGGTTTCAGGATCAGACTCCTAAATCATCTCAGGACCCATGTTTAAATCTGTATTAGAGATCATCCTCGAATGATGATGAGAcaaggttttgtttattttcataagTCACAGATATTAGTGATCCAACAGAATTCTTTTTGGAACATTACAAAAGCAGAGATTCACAACAtatgattctttccctttctaaTGACTGAACTGGGCATGAGCAATGTCTTTTACATACCTGAAAGAAAATAGTTTTGCCAAAATCCTGGAACATCTGCTGGCCCTTCTTTAAAAGGGCCCCAAAAGACCAGCAAGTGGTATTCCAAAATCACTTCCTTCAGTCCTGAAGTTGGAAAAGCCTTTGCAAAAAATCTTTTTGGCATGAGTGGTGTCTGTGAAACCTACTTCTGCACCACATTTTCCTAGATTCTCAGACAGAGAAGTCAGTCTGTGCAGAAGATAGCCTCGTAGGAACCCTTCAAGAAGTTTCAGAGGCTGCAGTAGCTGAGATTTTGGTGGGAAACTAGGTGTAGCACTTCTGGGTTCTGTGGCTTCAAAAATTGCTCTGCGCAAAGGTGAGGCTGTAAGAGGTTCAGCCAGACCTTGTTGCTGTTGGCCTTCCCAGATCTTAATTGTCCTGAAGGAAAAAACTTCCTTGTATCTGGGCCATTTGGTTTAGTCTCCTGCACTAAGGCATCCATCTGATACATCCAGCATGATCTCCAAGAAATGCCTCTAAAGGTGTCGAAGAGGGCTTTCTGAAGAATCTACACCATCCTCTGTGTCCAGCTGTGATTTATTCCTTATTGAGGTTGCTAGCTTTTGATTGCCCTGCCATTGTTGCCAATGAagttgtgatgaagtggggaatTTTCGCTAATATTTTTTtatgaatactgtgtgcacttcagtttcccctatatgctGCATGGATAACTAGGTGGTTGGGAAAAGGCTGTTTACTCTTGGGCAGGCATGTGAACGGTGTGAATAGCTCCTAGCTCTGTTGGGTTTGGGGCCCAGGTCAATGGAGGGTCtgtgaagacaatggcaaatccaatCACCAAGATTTTTGGTACTTAGCAGCTAATGACTATGAATGGTCCACCACCTCTGCAGGACACCAGCCATATTTGACCAGCTGGACAACAAATGACTGAAGAGAGGCTTGATAGAACCGGCTTGGGAACTTGAACAAAGAGGATGGAAAGAGATCATGAGAGCCGGGGTGGGCACTGCTTTCCTGGGCTCTAGGTAACCAGAGTGGAGCAtgctctaactttttttttttttttttttttttctttatgctaACCAGGGACTTTGTATGCTATGTTCCAGAGATCTAATAAACTCTGCTGTTCTTGCAATGCCTGCCAAGAGCCACTACAGATGTTGAAGGTGAGAGAGAAGTGTACACCCAAAGGGGGTAGTACACCCCCAAGTGTCCAGCTCAGGTGGACTCACTGAAGGGAGATCATGGTCtgaagcaggggtgctggaggCTCTGAGGTTCAGTTCAAGGACGCAGGGAAGCCAAGTGTCTTACTCTAGTGAAAGAGTGAGCTCCTAAGGCAATATGGCACCCTGAGGGGTGTCTTCCCAGGACTGTTCCAGAGCACTGGATCTGTGGATCCATGACAGGTGATAGCAGAGGATGGCTTTTGAATGCACCAAGAGGATGGTCAGTTTCTGAATGCACCAGAAGTATGTTGTTGTACATGACTAGCATCAGTAAAACAAGGGTAATCAAAGGAAATAGCCAGAAAATGGTGTATAGCCATCTCCTTATGAAGGATATTGCACACCTGTGCATTGAGAGGATTAGGCATTGGGAAGCTCAAAAAGATGCCTCTGATTGCATGGCTGGAGAAGAATGATCAGTTTAAGAGGCAGGTTCCAGCCCCAGATTTGTCCCCAACAGAGTCCAGGAATAGCACCAGAGAGAGcagccagggcagcagcagggtgtCCACAAGACCAGTTCCCCATCCAGCAAGGGCTCTTCATGACCTTGCTCCCCATGAACAGATTTGAAGCAATGATAGTTAGAGCTGAGCGAGAAGTTGCTGGAAGACTGCAAGAAGCAATGAAAGCATGAATGGGAgatgaagaagcagaggagcaagAGGACCCACAGAGGGGTAAGTGAGGGAGAGGCCATGGGATGCCAAGTCCGCAAGGAACCTAGATACCAAATTGCTGCCCCAGATTAAGGAGGCAGGGATGTAGATACCTACCTCACTGCCTTTGAAAAGGCTTGTGATTTGAACCAGGTTAACTTTTTGAACTGGCTTTGCTGTCTCACCCCCTTACTCAGTTCCAAACCCATACAGGCTTGTAGCCAGATGAATGGAGTTGATATTGGGGACTATGAACTATTCAAAAAAGCTTTGCTGCTCACGTTTGAATTGACTCCTGAGGCATTTAGGAAAAAGTTTGTGTGTGCAAAAGACTTAGGATGTGACTTACTTGGATGCCACCACCCTGATGGGAGAGTATTTTAACAGATGGGGTAAGAGTGCAGGGGTCACCATACTAGAGGATTTGTATAACCTGATTGCATTGGAGCAAGATTACAAGATGTGTTCTCATAGGCTGACCATGTGGTTAGTGAACAGGAAGCCCAAGGATTTGCACAATGTGAGTCAATTGGCAGATGAAGGGGTCCTCCCAGGTACTATTCCAGAGCTGTTCTAAAGCACTGGACTTCATGGATCTGTGATAATAGTGCATCCTTAATGCACTAGTTCTAGAGAAGGCTGATGCTAAAGTTTTATGGGTTGGTGATGTGAAGGGCTGGAACTGAGAAGTCTGACTTCTGCTCCTTGCTCAGTTCCCATTTCCTTAGGAAAGCCAGATTCTGGCAGAGGCTGGCAAAGATCCCCATTGTCTCAGACACTGCTGAGAGATCTGAACTTCAATAGTGTTTTTAGGAAGACAAGTGTGGTGTAGGAATTAAGCATTTCCTCTGAGACTTAGACTCAGATTTTGGATCTCTGTTGTGGGTGTATGGGTGTTGTATCCAAAAACAAATGAGATCCTGGAGAAGCTGAAAGTGACTGACTAAATCAACAGCTTCAGGCCTCAGCTATCTACTTATGGGTCAGTTCTGCATAGAAATCCAAACTGGAAAGTAGCCCTATGCCTTTCAGTGGAGATAGATGAAGGAACCTCATTTCTGCTTCAGGCAGCATTGTTGCCAAACAGCAATTTGAAGATGAAAGAGATGACTTTGTCCCCAGCTTTAAAGGAACAGATCATTCTATGTGCCTCCCTTTTGGAGACAGTTTGTCcttgggcaggggtgtgtggggtttttttctttaccATAGTAAACTATTTTCTTGGGTTGTTGGAGCCGCCAGGAACTTATCAAATGAGGGTCTGACTTCTAGTTCCAGGCTGTctctctcttgtctctctctcacactctcactcacacacacagtctctcttttctcttcaaggATCCCTCTTGTAAGCAACTTACAGGACAAGGTTTTGGCTTTAGTAAAATCTGAGAGAAGAAAATGTCAGACCCTTACAGGAgaaagggattttattcccagtATTCCTTTCATAAAAGGAAGAGTGACCTGCATACTATTCTAGACTTCCCCAAACTGAACAAATGCCCAAGGGAAAATCAGATTCCACATGGCTGCTTCTGGGGAACTTAACCCCTTTTTGGTCACACATTGGTTTGGGTCCCTTGTTTACTTACTTAAACAACTTGATGGGAGAGTGGCATCTCCTAAGGTGTTCACCAAGTCCTTGGCTGTGATCACAGCTCATGTGCATCATCAGGGCTTACAGACTTATCCATACCTAGATGACTGGCTTATAGGAATGTCATCTCAACATGGGTTAAGTTATTCCCTAAAGAAGTGTTCCATCTTCAAGACTCTCTTGGTCTGAGTGAAGAAAAAAACAGACCTTATTCTAGTTAAGATTCTGACTTCCATAATGTCTGTCCCAAATTTCACAAGAGATTTAGCTTTGTCTACCTCAGAGCAAGCTGACAGAACTTACTAAGGCAGTTTTCTGAGGAATTTGGTCTCAATGGCAGTCTGCAGACTTGTCACCGTATTTGCATGTCTGCAGATGAAACCTTTACAAGGGTGAGGTCCAACGggtcctcctggaaagcaggaagccCTCAACCAGACGgacttacctggccaagtggatgAGGTTTTCCTGCTGGGTGTCAGAGCGTGGCATCTCTCCCTCGCGCTCTTCCGTACAGTCTATCTTACATTACCTGCTTCATTCAAGGAACCAGGGCCTGGCTCACTCTAATGGAAGAGTTCATCTCGTGGCCATCTCCACTTTTCACTCACCAATCTAGGGTCAGACAGTGTTTTCTCAGGACATGATAGTCAGATTCTTGAGAGGCCTCGAGAGACTCTTCCCACAGATATGGACTCCTGTCCTGCAGTGGGATGTTAACTTTGTCCTCTCTAGGCTCACTGGCCTGCCCCTTGAGCCACTGggttcctgctccctttcccatgGTCCTGGTGGTGGTGACGTCGGCAAGATGAGTCCCTGAAATTAAAGCATGACCTCAGGACCTCCGTACAAAGTCCTTTACGTAAATAAGGTTCAGTTGCGGCCCCACCCTGCCTTCATGccaaaggtggtctccaccttccatatgaaccaggacaccttcctcccagtgttctgtCCCAAACTGCACAAGACCAGTGAGGAGAGCCATCTTTTCTCCGTGAACGTCCGGAGGGTCTTGGGTTTTTACTTAGAATGTACCAGGCCTTTCCGAAGATCGACTCAACTCTTTATCGCTACAGTGGATAGGATGATGGGTCACCCAATGTCATTGCAGAGGATTTCCAATTGGATTACCTGGTGCATAAGACCTGTTACGATCTGGCTGGGGTTCCGCCACCACCGATTGTCAGAGCCCACTCGATTACAGCGCAGGCATCTTTGGTGGCCTTCCTGGCGCACATCCCTATCCAGGATATCTGTAGAGCTACAACATGATCCTCTGGTCACACGTTTACCTCTCATtgtgccatcactcagcaggccagagatgacacTGGGCTCgtcagagctgtgttgcaatttACATGTCTGTGAACTACCCACCTCCATAGGTactgctttggagtcacctaatatggaatggacatgagcaagcactcaaagaaaagacagttaccttttctgtaactggtgttctttgagatgtgttgctcatgtccattccacaacccacgCTCCTTCCACACTGTTggagtttctggcaagaaggaattgagggtggggagagccagTAGCACCTCTTATACCCTGGCATGTGGATGCCACTGCACAGGGTGCCAGAGCCAGTTCTCtacggatactgctgagggaagaacttctggcactggtgcatgtggcaagcgcacacacacctaatatggaatggacatgagcaacacatctcagagaacaccagttacggaaaaggtagcGGTCTTTTTCTCTCTACAGTGTAGCAAGAACAGACGCAGTTTGGGGAGCACAGTGCTGCTTCCACTGGCCAATTAGCGAGGCTCCATGGAGGCAAAGCCAGGAAGGAAAAAAGGACATTGCTTGTCCTACATAACTCCTGTTCTGTGACTGTATATCCTCTAGATATACAGTCACCccctctttctccctctgctgttTTTTGGAGCCCAGTTACATTTAGGTGTTCTGGAGGTAGAGGGAAACAAGGAAAGCATTGGTGAGGGAAGGCCACCTATACTCTCTGGGGCAGGTAGACTTCATGTCCTAGACTAATTGTCTGTAGTCTTTATGGTTCCAAAGATAGCGTTCAGAATCTGCATCAAATATACTGGTGTCTGATCCCAAGCTATAAATGTTCTCTGAGAAGTATGAATTGCTCTCTTTCGTATCATTGTGCTAACTGAAGCCTGATGATGGGTAGTTGAAATGTCAACTATTTCTATTCACTTCACCAGAAAAATCAATCTAATGTGCTTGAATGTGATGGAGCATCTAGTTTGTGTTGAGTCCATagtcagagtttaaggctagaaggaatgacctgatcatctagtctagtcttCCGTATATGATGGGCAACAAACAGCACCAGCACACACTAAAACCAACAACTAAAGTATTACAGcacacaggagactaaactactATGTTGCCACTGACAATAGATAGAAGGAACTGAGTTTACATCAAGGCCTGAGGTCCCTGCAATGGTAGGGAATTGATGAAGtgagataatcctggcaagtgacctgcgcTCCATGCTACAGaaggcaaaaacaacaaaacccgaaggtcactgccagtctgacctggggggatATTTCTTGCCAAACCCACATATGGATCTGATCTCCATCTGTGGACATCTTTGATACTTCAGAGGAGGGTGACcaaacctctcctcccccccaggaTACATTTGGGATGAGTATCCTTTTCTTGACCCCTGTGTGtgaccagctgaagccctgaagcatgagctttaaaAACAAGATATAAACTGGAAAAGATCCCCAGGGCTGCCAACCCCCTGTCCCCTGCCAAATCCTTAATTCTCCTGCAGTCGCTTCTAATCCAGAGTTTCCTTCATGCACCCCTCAGTTTTCTTATTTTATGCGCATACAATTAATCTTTCCGTATAGcagttttttttctcatttttaataaTGAGAATATTTACACTTCAGTTTATTGGCTTGgatatgagttttcaaatgtgcTCTGGAAACTAAATCTAACCTCCTTTTTTTACCAGCTCATAGCTTTGATGGCTTAATACCAATGATGAATGGAGGAAATGAGGATGATGCTGACAGTATGCACATTGATAAAGAGTTTGCTGTTGTATCAGGTGGGAGTGGACAGTTTCCTCTTAACTACAACAACATTCAAATGGTTGAAGACACCAAACAGGAGAGTGGTTCTGTTGGACCAAAAGAGATTGAAATTTACACAGTTTCTGCAATGCAAACTCCCTGTCGTTGCAAGAATCAATAtgcattttatttctaatttaaatataaaacatcCTTTTATTTTTTGCACACTGTTGTCCAGAGTCTTGAAAACTATTGTATAGTAGTTATTACAGTAATATTTGGGTCTTTAAGTAGATATTGAAGATTAGCTGTTTCATAGAACACATTGCAAGTATAAGGGAGACCTTATTGATCTAATCTAAATAGAAGTTCACCATGGGCTGTTTCACTTTAATTCAAGGCTTACATTTCATATGCCTTGGTTTTAGTTACTATGTTTGCAGCTTAAAGGAAAATTCAGAAGTATTTTAAATGATTGGTTTAATTGGTATCAAATAGACTTAATTATCAATATTGTACAAGAAAAGTATATCCTAATGGTTTATATAGTTCTTGACACAGTGTGGAACCTCTTAGCTAGTTTCAGACTAGCACAACATAAGCTAAAAATAATAGTCCAAACTTAATGATTATGTGTTCAGTATTTGTTCAAACACAGCAATATGACTGTAGAAATCATGTTGTGAACAGCTATTGCTTTTGTTTTATGTGGATAAGACTATTGATGCCATGGGACTTTCAATGAGTTGCCATTTGGAACAATCTTGGAAACTACTGTTTGGATTTTGTATCAGTCTTCACGAAAACAGCCATATTGTTAGTAGTAGTGCATATTAGTACTTTAATTTTTTCAGGGGCCGCTTGATCAAGATGCTTTTTAATAACCCGAGAGTGTATATAGAGTTACGCTGTCTTAAGAAAAATTGTCTTGGGTCAGCTTGTCCATCCACTTGGTAGGTAAAGGGAGGAGTTACTATTTTAGTGTATTACTGCATTTTGAAATGAATATTCATGTTGTAAGTCAtactataataaaaatgtttctgcTTAATACCATTGGTTGGATTCACCAAAAGTAGATGAAAAGCTCCAGTGATAGTTTCCAAATGTTTATATTTATTGAAAAGTAGTTGATTTTCTCTTTCATAAATATTGTATATTGTTATGGGTGCTTATTTTCAACAAATATAAAAATGCTATAATTATCACTAGAACTATTCATGATCTGCTTTTGAATATTCACTAACAGAAATGCCATTGTTAACTTCATCCACTTGGCAAAGCTAGCCTAAATTATCAATTTTAAAACAGGACTTTGCACTTTTTCCAGTTAATAAACACATTATCAAATTTTTAATGTGTCTGTCACAATATTAGTAGGCATAATGtgtttgaatttctttttttttttcaacttgaCCTCCAGCAGGATTCTGTGGCTAATGTTTAGTTAATGTGATTATTTTAAGTGGTTTAGGGATAAAGCAGGAAACTTCAGTTGCTGCACTTAGTGTCACAGAACTCTCAATTCATTCACTTTCTTGGCATTGGTATTTCACATATAGTAACACACAGTCATATTATGTATATCAGTTTATATTTACGTGGAGAACTCTACAGCTTTCCACTTCTTTGGTGTAAAACAGTGGTGCTCATTACCTTTTCTTCAGACAAGGACCCCATGTTTTAAAATTTGGCAATTTAGTAAGAGAATATTTAACTGTCCTGagctagaaataaaacaaatgataCTTTTCTGCACAAAGATTTATGTATTAATATGTACAtaaatgtatgtgtatatgttcagagagagacagaaaatgtaAAATGCTCAAATATCAAAATACAGAGCTAACGTTTCTAGGTTTGCCCTGCttgataatcataatggtcccttctgaccttaaagtctgagtttattgtgagagagagagacagacagacacacacaaaatataccCCAATAGGTAATTTTTGGGCACACACAGTAATCTGTTTTTGTGCTAGTACTTTGAGTACCACTGCAGAAACATAAATTTGAAACCTGACTGAAATTTAGTTTTACAGAAAAGGTAATTAATGTACTAATTATTAAAATTCAAACAAGAAATTGCTTAAACCAGTCTGTTTTTTTGCATGAATGTTTTTAGTATTTCCTGTTTTCTGTTACTAATCTTACAGTCTTCTGTGCATTTTGCTGTTGTATGGCATTTTGCATGTGGATTGTACAGATGTTACAAATCTATCATTaagaaaaaacacttttcctGTTAATATATCCTCAAGTAAACCACTAGTTACACTAAAATTAATTGTTCGATATGCAAACTTAAGAAACCTTTTATATTAGATTCCCCACTGACACAAGCTTGTTCATATTGCCTGTTTCAATGTGTACTGTTACCTGAGATCTGTCACTAAAGAGGAGGCAAGAAACCTAAATTAATCACCACGGCTAAAAACTGTAGTCCATTCAAATTTCAGTTCTTGCACAGAGATTCTTTTGTTCCAGGTGGATTTTAAATTTGTGTAAAAAGGTAGCTTAACTTCAAAAACCTTTGTCCTGTTTCTCAAAATACTATTTGGAATGTTGTCTGCTTTGTTACTCTACACTTGTCACTTAATAtcttattttttctaaaattcaCACTGTCTTAGAAAGTTTAGCATAgctatatatatttacatttctaaTTTAGTTAGCAGTTATGTTTTTGAAAGTGAAATTAGCTTTCAAATTTACTGATCAAAGTCAGATTACATTACTTTTAAACCACCTATGTTGACATGGAATATAAAAATTAGGTTTGCacttggttggttttgttttgttttgttttgtttttcccctttcaagTTTCCATACATaggctttgaaaaataaaagtggaGTGCAGTGGAGACATTTTTATGTATTTCCATTGATTCTCAATTTTTGGTGACAGATATATTTCTTAATGCAGATATGAATAGCAGTAGCTCCGTTTTGAATGCATTGACAAATGGATGTACCATCAATGGACATTTGGACTTCACCGCCATAACACAGTTCAATGGAATGGATGCCAGGCATGAAGAATGTTTAACGTTAATACCTAATGGAATAACTCCTGGAGTAGCTTCTGCCAATAGGCACAGAAGTCATACCAGTAATGGCACTGAAGAACCAGAAAAAGCCATGAATACTTCTGCTGATATGTGTGGTTCACTGCATCTGAATGGAAGCCCAAGTAGCTTTGTGTCTAACAGGCCCTCATGGGTTGACGATCTTGGAGATACTTTGCACTATGGGCATTATCATGGTTTTGGGGATACTGCTGAAAGCATCCCTGAACTTAACAGTGTTGTTGAGCATTCCAATTCTGTTAAAGTTGAACAGAAATACGATAATACTGTCTTAGGCACAATGTATCTTTATCATGGCTCCTAAATCAGCATCTTGTTCCTCAAATTCATGTTGAAATTGCTAGCAAATGTTTGGGAGGGACAAAAAATCCTCACCTAGCATTAAATCTGAAGAATGCAACTATTACTATTTTTACacttttgtttatataaaaagtAAACCTTTCATTTGACAGTCTTATACTATAGTTCTAATTTGTTGCATGTATGGGGCTTATTTAGTGATGCAAGTAGGTGGTGGTACAATGAAATGTTTATTCTTTGCATTTTACTATGGAATGTTGtggttttttacttttttatttccaAGCTAGTGAACACTatcttccccctttttaaaaatgttttccctcTTATTAATATCATCAAACTGTGTTGAATTTTGTGCAGACAAGTTATATGTTTATGCATCACTTTTGaagtaaatattttccttttttgtattttctgcTGAAGCTATGGTAGCAACATCAGTGCCAGCTGTCACTATGCAAGGTTTGAAAAGTGTTGTTCTTAAAGGAGCTTCTCTGATTTACAAATTTGTGCATTTACTGAATTGAAAGTTCATCTTTACTTTCTATGACAAATGAAATGTTAAATGCAAACACAAAGAagtttgaaaaaatgtttcactttaaTGTAGCATAGGAATTATTTTCTTCATTGTTGGGGCCCTTTGCATTATAGAAGTGGAAAAGCAGATTACCCATATTTGGCTGTAAGGCAGGGTTGGTTCTGATTTTTGgacttctttatttttcttctattttaaatGTGTGCTTGATATTTTAccatagctcacagcctggcggCATGTTGGcactgtttttgctttttaggCAATTTAAAATTACTGCTACTTGTTATAGAAATCGTCAGGTCAAAATATGTGACTGATTTTGATATACTGTACATATATTTTGTTTGCTGTGTGTTTTTTacaactgctttgaaaatctaatGCTGTGTATATCTAGCCAGTTAAGATTACTTTTAGGGTTATGTTCACTGAAAATACATTGTATTTAAAGCTTATTACAAAAGTAAAAATTCATACAAGTgctctgtacaaacattaaataatgtaATATACTACTTCTGTGATTTGATAAAAGAACGGTGGGagaatatattaaacaaaaagcCAGTAAGACCTTTGAACTGTAtcaattttttgttgtttaaaagggATGTTTacaaattggattttaaaaaaataactccaTATTGtatctgaatttattttatttagaagtGATACATTCATTGATTATAGGAACAAGTGTTTAATAGTTTTAAAGTCAAATCTCACTTACCTATTTAATCCCTGTGTGGAATcgtcatttattttcattatgtggaattatatatataatataatagagactgctaaacaaaggctcacagcactggctaccaggctaaggagatacactagagaagcagaggccaaaaaagtaaatgccctgttctccaaggaaccatccaaggtgtactcccaactgcagtgcaacaaNNNNNNNNNNNNNNNNNNNNNNNNNNNNNNNNNNNNNNNNNNNNNNNNNNNNNNNNNNNNNNNNNNNNNNNNNNNNNNNNNNNNNNNNNNNNNNNNNNNNNNNNNNNNNNNNNNNNNNNNNNNNNNNNNNNNNNNNNNNNNNNNNNNNNNNNNNNNNNNNNNNNNNNNNNNNNNNNNNNNNNNNNNNNNNNNNNNNNNNNNNNNNNNNNNNNNNNNNNNNNNNNNNNNNNNNNNNNNNNNNNNNNNNNNNNNNNNNNNNNNNNNNNNNNNNNNNNNNNNNNNNNNNNNNNNNNNNNNNNNNNNNNNNNNNNNNNNNNNNNNNNNNNNNNNNNNNNNNNNNNNNNNNNNNNNNNNNNNNNNNNNNNNNNNNNNNNNNNNNNNNNNNNNNNNNNNNNNNNNNNNNNNNNNNNNNNNNNNNNNNNNNNNNNNNNNNNNNNNNNNNNNNNNNNNNNNNNNNNNNNNNNNNNNNNNNNNNNNNNNNNNNNNNNNNNNNNNNNNNNNNNNNNNNNNNNNNNNNNNNNNNNNNNNNNNNNNNNNNNNNNNNNNNNNNNNNNNNNNNNNNNNNNNNNNNNNNNNNNNNNNNNNNNNNNNNNNNNNNNNNNNNNNNNNNNNNNNNNNNNNNNNNNNNNNNNNNNNNNNNNNNNNNNNNNNNNNNNNNNNNNNNNNNNNNNNNNNNNNNNNNNNNNNNNNNNNNNNNNNNNNNNNNNNNNNNNNNNNNNNNNNNNNNNNNNNNNNNNNNNNNNNNNNNNNNNNNNNNNNNNNNNNNNNNNNNNNNNNNNNNNNNNNNNNNNNNNNNNNNNNNNNNNNNNNNNNNNNNNNNNNNNNNNNNNNNNNNNNNNNNNNNNNNNNNNNNNNNNNNNNNNNNNNNNNNNNNNNNNNNNNNNNNNNNNNNNNNNNNNNNNNNNNNNNNNNNNNNNNNNNNNNNNNNNNNNNNNNNNNNNNNNNNNNNNNNNNNNNNNNNNNNNNNNNNNNNNNNNNNNNNNNNNNNNNNNNNNNNNNNNNNNNNNNNNNNNNNNNNNNNNNNNNNNNNNNNNNNNNNNNNNNNNNNNNNNNNNNNNNNNNNNNNNNNNNNNNNNNNNNNNNNNNNNNNNNNNNNNNNNNNNNNNNNNNNNNNNNNNNNNNNNNNNNNNNNNNNNNNNNNNNNNNNNNNNNNNNNNNNNNNNNNNNNNNNNNNNNNNNNNNNNNNNNNNNNNNNNNNNNNNNNNNNNNNNNNNNNNNNNNNNNNNNNNNNNNNNNNNNNNNNNNNNNNNNNNNNNNNNNNNNNNNNNNNNNNNNNNNNNNNNNNNNNNNNNNNNNNNNNNNNNNNNNNNNNNNNNNNNNNNNNNNNNNNNNNNNNNNNN
This genomic interval carries:
- the ANKRD10 gene encoding ankyrin repeat domain-containing protein 10 isoform X4 — translated: MQLVRAGATVNACTTRFAQTPAHIAAFGGHPQCLIWLVQAGANINKQDYVGETPIHKAARSGSMDSISALVAHGAQIDLRNASGLTAADLAHTQGFQECAQFLLNLQNCHLSRFFSNGTLNGGPNPVNGGTSRKRSFEDVDSAGVKKARIEAHSFDGLIPMMNGGNEDDADSMHIDKEFAVVSDMNSSSSVLNALTNGCTINGHLDFTAITQFNGMDARHEECLTLIPNGITPGVASANRHRSHTSNGTEEPEKAMNTSADMCGSLHLNGSPSSFVSNRPSWVDDLGDTLHYGHYHGFGDTAESIPELNSVVEHSNSVKVEQKYDNTVLGTMYLYHGS
- the ANKRD10 gene encoding ankyrin repeat domain-containing protein 10 isoform X3 — encoded protein: MKSRFIILLVMLFSLLPLMLECLMQLVRAGATVNACTTRFAQTPAHIAAFGGHPQCLIWLVQAGANINKQDYVGETPIHKAARSGSMDSISALVAHGAQIDLRNASGLTAADLAHTQGFQECAQFLLNLQNCHLSRFFSNGTLNGGPNPVNGGTSRKRSFEDVDSAGVKKARIEAHSFDGLIPMMNGGNEDDADSMHIDKEFAVVSDMNSSSSVLNALTNGCTINGHLDFTAITQFNGMDARHEECLTLIPNGITPGVASANRHRSHTSNGTEEPEKAMNTSADMCGSLHLNGSPSSFVSNRPSWVDDLGDTLHYGHYHGFGDTAESIPELNSVVEHSNSVKVEQKYDNTVLGTMYLYHGS